In the genome of Vicia villosa cultivar HV-30 ecotype Madison, WI linkage group LG7, Vvil1.0, whole genome shotgun sequence, one region contains:
- the LOC131618689 gene encoding uncharacterized protein LOC131618689, which yields MEVVVVEVYIVVTELEIEIGLALAFEINTIPIPSDVEVNVPNIPSRKKPTTNKLATSIPEVPIDNVSFHYASSASRWKYVLQKRLAVERELAPNALENKEVLELIQEAGLLKNVCKLPKCYEKLVKEFVVNLSEEYGNSRSVDFRKVFVRGKCVSFSPYVINNFLEKTDGAQTELEVTDNKVCQEITTKQVNSWPLKEKLTASKLSIKYAMLHKIGAANWVPRNHKSTISTVLGRFIYDVGTKAKFDYGSYIFDQTMKHAGSFSIKGL from the exons atggaggttgttgttgtggaggtctATATTGTTGTGACTGAGCTGGAGATTGAAATTGGGTTGGcccttgcttttgaaa tcaataccattcccattccttcTGATGTTGAAGTGAATGTCCCTAACATTCCATCGAGGAAGAAGCCTACAACCAACAAGCTTGCTACTAGTATTCCTGAAGTTCCCATTGATAATGTGTCATTCCACTATGCCTCTAGTGCCAGCAGATGGAAGTATGTACTCCAAAAGAGATTGGCTGTTGAAAGGGAATTGGCTCCAAATGCTCTTGAGAACAAAGAGGTCTTAGAGCTAATTCAAGAAGCTGGACTTCTGAAAAATGTCTGCAAACTACCCAAGTGTTATGAGAAGCTGGTTAAAGAGTTCGTGGTGAACTTATCTGAAGAATATGGCAACAGCAGAAGTGTGGACTTCAGAAAAGTGTTTGTGAGAGGTAAGTGTGTATCATTCTCTCCGTATGTGATTAATAATTTCTTGGAAAAAACAGATGGAGCTCAAACTGAGCTTGAAGTAACAGACAACAAAGTTTGTCAAGAGATCACAACCAAGCAAGTAAATAGCTGGCCTCTAAAAGAGAAACTAACTGCAAGTAAGCTGAGCATCAAGTATGCAATGCTTCACAAGATAGGAGCAGCCAATTGGGTGCCAAGAAATCACAAGTCCACTATTTCAACTGTACTTGGGAGATTTATATATGATGTAGGGACAAAGGCAAAGTTTGATTATGGATCATATATTTTTGACCAAACCATGAAGCATGCTGGAAGCTTCAGTATTAAGGGTCTgtaa